In one Brevibacillus composti genomic region, the following are encoded:
- a CDS encoding type II toxin-antitoxin system RelE/ParE family toxin → MSAWKVVYTERAENDLRGIYEYIAYSLLESEIARKQTKRIMEAAAKLNEMPFRCRLYEKEPWHSKGLRVLPVDNYLVFYLPIEDRETVAIIRIMYGGRNIEKQLSK, encoded by the coding sequence ATGAGCGCTTGGAAAGTGGTTTATACCGAGCGGGCGGAAAACGACCTGCGCGGAATTTACGAATACATCGCTTACTCCCTGCTTGAGTCTGAAATTGCAAGAAAGCAGACGAAACGTATTATGGAAGCTGCGGCAAAACTAAATGAAATGCCTTTCCGCTGCCGCCTGTATGAAAAGGAACCGTGGCACAGTAAGGGGCTTCGGGTTTTGCCGGTTGATAACTACCTGGTATTTTATCTGCCCATTGAAGATCGGGAAACTGTTGCAATCATCCGTATTATGTACGGCGGGCGGAATATTGAGAAGCAATTGAGTAAATAG
- a CDS encoding type II toxin-antitoxin system RelB/DinJ family antitoxin has product MARTANIFARVEPEIKEQAEKVLEQLGIPMSNAIGLFLRQVVLQRGIPFDMKLPQNKPLSIEELSEEQFNAEIEKGMADLNSGKVVTAEKVFDRINKDYGL; this is encoded by the coding sequence ATGGCAAGAACAGCTAATATATTTGCCCGTGTTGAGCCTGAAATTAAGGAACAGGCCGAAAAGGTGCTTGAGCAGCTGGGCATTCCCATGTCTAACGCAATCGGGCTTTTTCTGCGTCAGGTTGTGCTTCAGCGCGGAATTCCGTTTGATATGAAGCTTCCTCAAAATAAGCCTTTGTCTATTGAAGAGCTCAGCGAGGAACAGTTTAATGCGGAAATTGAGAAAGGCATGGCTGATTTAAACAGCGGGAAGGTTGTCACGGCGGAAAAGGTTTTTGACAGGATAAACAAGGATTACGGGCTATGA
- a CDS encoding thioredoxin family protein, with protein MSQSVKKLILFTLSACPMGRSMNTVIGELLACKKELAYEVVYVDVDHETTNRYRIKMNPTTLFLDDSGVELYRIEGFKETEEVWNIEEGSLRSEAPREENRETTETYTIYLFQNGNAVPVETTVINKTSVKAPRITAIKQLLRTRPEGFDNPFPADTSLERVSFHHNSCIVTLRSTNKVSMEETDRMKTLLAHTLAVYGISEIKLEWMKPSN; from the coding sequence ATGAGTCAATCGGTTAAAAAATTGATTTTGTTTACACTATCCGCTTGTCCGATGGGCCGCTCCATGAATACGGTCATCGGAGAATTGCTTGCCTGCAAAAAAGAGCTTGCATATGAAGTCGTCTATGTGGATGTTGACCATGAAACGACCAATCGATATCGCATTAAGATGAATCCCACCACGCTCTTTTTGGATGACAGCGGCGTTGAATTGTACCGTATTGAAGGTTTTAAAGAAACGGAAGAGGTATGGAACATAGAAGAAGGATCGCTGCGATCGGAAGCGCCGCGGGAAGAAAACCGGGAGACTACCGAAACTTACACGATCTATTTGTTCCAAAACGGCAACGCCGTTCCGGTGGAGACAACGGTGATCAACAAGACTTCCGTTAAAGCGCCAAGAATCACAGCGATTAAACAATTGTTGCGCACCCGGCCTGAAGGATTTGACAATCCGTTTCCGGCAGACACTTCGCTTGAGCGGGTTTCCTTTCATCATAATTCTTGCATCGTAACGCTCCGTTCGACAAATAAAGTGAGCATGGAAGAAACCGATCGAATGAAGACGTTGCTCGCTCATACTTTGGCGGTCTACGGCATCTCCGAAATCAAATTGGAGTGGATGAAGCCGTCCAATTAG
- a CDS encoding TlpA disulfide reductase family protein encodes MKKSMIAVLVLIGLVVYGGYDYFHKSSSETGKIAESGEANLETGILKGQLAPDFALTDLQGNTVHLSDFKGKKVLVNFWATWCPPCRVEMPHMQKFYEDYQSKDVVILGVNLTPTEENPDNVQAFVKEQQLTFPIVLDKEGEVMQTYQVVAYPTTFLLDSDGVIREKFQGAINYDMMKEAVSNIK; translated from the coding sequence ATGAAAAAAAGCATGATCGCTGTTCTGGTTTTGATAGGGCTCGTCGTTTATGGCGGATATGATTATTTTCACAAGTCTTCTTCAGAAACCGGAAAAATTGCGGAATCGGGGGAAGCAAACCTGGAGACGGGCATTCTGAAGGGGCAGCTTGCGCCGGACTTTGCGCTTACGGATTTGCAGGGGAACACGGTTCACCTGTCTGATTTTAAGGGCAAGAAAGTGCTGGTCAATTTTTGGGCGACATGGTGTCCGCCGTGTCGGGTGGAAATGCCCCATATGCAAAAATTTTATGAGGATTACCAATCGAAAGACGTTGTGATTTTGGGTGTTAACCTGACACCTACCGAGGAAAATCCGGATAACGTACAAGCATTTGTGAAAGAGCAACAGCTCACGTTCCCCATCGTTCTGGACAAGGAAGGAGAAGTCATGCAAACCTATCAGGTTGTCGCCTATCCCACGACATTCTTGCTGGACTCGGACGGAGTGATTCGGGAAAAGTTTCAGGGCGCGATTAATTACGACATGATGAAAGAAGCTGTTTCCAATATCAAATAA
- a CDS encoding cytochrome c biogenesis CcdA family protein, translated as MDNISVFAAFAAGMLSFLSPCVFPLIPAYVSHLTGSSFQDGKLVVHRGKLIVQSLSFIVGFSLVFIAMGASASFIGRFFAQERDLIQKISGLLIIVFGLQMAGLLNLRLLMSGKTWEIKTNRSRGAIRSLLTGVAFSAGWSPCVGLALSSILLLAGSAETLWNGIGLLAVYSLGLGVPFLLISWLLTYSLQFMKKMNRWIPLLSKLNGWLLIGLGFLLFTGQLQKISAWLSQYTFWEINF; from the coding sequence ATGGATAATATTTCGGTTTTCGCAGCCTTTGCCGCGGGGATGCTATCCTTTTTATCCCCTTGCGTCTTTCCGCTCATCCCCGCTTACGTTTCCCATTTGACGGGCTCGTCCTTTCAAGATGGCAAACTGGTCGTGCATCGGGGGAAACTGATTGTTCAGTCTCTTAGTTTTATTGTGGGTTTTAGTCTCGTTTTCATCGCGATGGGGGCTTCGGCAAGCTTTATTGGCCGCTTCTTTGCCCAGGAACGCGATTTGATCCAAAAAATAAGCGGTCTGTTGATTATTGTGTTTGGTCTGCAAATGGCCGGATTATTAAATCTCCGGCTGTTGATGTCCGGTAAAACATGGGAAATCAAAACGAACAGGAGCCGCGGCGCAATCCGTTCGCTACTTACCGGTGTGGCTTTTAGCGCCGGCTGGAGCCCCTGTGTAGGGTTGGCGTTGTCATCCATTTTGCTTCTGGCCGGGTCTGCCGAAACGCTGTGGAACGGGATTGGGTTGTTGGCCGTGTATTCGCTCGGGTTGGGTGTTCCGTTTTTACTGATTTCATGGTTGCTGACGTATTCGCTGCAGTTCATGAAAAAAATGAACAGATGGATCCCTCTTCTGTCCAAACTGAATGGCTGGCTGCTCATCGGGCTGGGGTTTCTGTTGTTTACCGGGCAATTGCAGAAGATCAGCGCCTGGTTATCCCAATATACGTTTTGGGAGATCAACTTTTAA
- a CDS encoding class I SAM-dependent methyltransferase gives MTERRFKPEHMKKLDNPERRKLLPPHKLLELLEIQDNDILIDLGAGTGYFTIPAASLTRNKVYALDVEPQMLQYLGKRVEEQKLDNVELIEGAIEHIPLTGQIADHVIASFVLHEVEPLEKGLQEMSRVLKPGGKVLCIEWEKKQTVQGPPLHHRIQSNELAKAFDENGLLVEKLTYPSDQHYLIVARKTK, from the coding sequence ATGACAGAACGCCGATTTAAACCTGAACATATGAAGAAACTGGACAACCCGGAACGGCGTAAATTGCTGCCACCACACAAGCTATTGGAGTTGCTGGAAATCCAAGATAACGACATTCTGATTGATTTGGGCGCAGGTACCGGGTACTTTACCATACCGGCGGCAAGTCTCACCCGGAACAAAGTCTACGCCTTGGACGTGGAACCGCAAATGTTGCAATATTTGGGGAAACGTGTGGAGGAGCAAAAACTTGACAATGTCGAGTTAATTGAAGGAGCCATTGAGCATATTCCCTTGACAGGACAAATCGCCGACCATGTGATCGCTTCATTCGTCTTACACGAAGTAGAACCTTTGGAAAAAGGACTCCAAGAAATGAGCAGAGTGCTAAAGCCGGGTGGAAAAGTATTATGTATCGAATGGGAGAAAAAACAAACGGTACAAGGTCCTCCTCTCCATCATCGAATACAATCCAATGAACTGGCAAAAGCATTTGATGAGAATGGCCTCCTGGTTGAAAAACTGACCTATCCTTCCGATCAGCACTATCTTATTGTTGCAAGAAAAACGAAATAA
- a CDS encoding sensor histidine kinase, with protein sequence MHIKHGMFWRKHLTMKLIMVNGLVIAVVIWLAGVSVKDFACMVVAQYELVGEEKSRFFNETMEFYLWRASVLAILVAAVIHYMFIRKILSPLKRLTESTRLMIEGHYPKPIEPKSHDEIGQLTQHFNELAKKLKRTEENRKRLLSNISHELRTPLSNLNGYLEALSSGVMEGNRELYQSLLEEAQYLTRLVEQLHHLTVWEARRNISLDQTEIKIHELLQQTIQAFQLESEKKGVLLDASIQEGVVLGEEDGIKQVMNNLLKNAFMYNTGKEIRITGKREQTEYRITVSNMGEPIPEEACDLVFERFYRVDPSRHREKDRYGTGLGLAIVKEIVERFGGKVGLQSDGRKHTFWVTLPIKMDKGG encoded by the coding sequence ATGCATATTAAACATGGGATGTTTTGGCGAAAGCATTTGACGATGAAACTCATTATGGTCAACGGCCTGGTTATTGCTGTTGTGATCTGGCTCGCAGGGGTATCGGTAAAAGATTTTGCTTGTATGGTAGTAGCCCAATATGAACTTGTCGGCGAGGAAAAAAGCAGATTCTTCAATGAAACGATGGAGTTTTATTTATGGAGAGCCAGTGTTTTGGCCATTTTGGTCGCCGCCGTCATTCATTATATGTTTATCAGAAAAATACTTTCTCCTTTAAAACGGCTCACAGAATCGACACGACTCATGATCGAGGGACATTACCCAAAGCCCATCGAACCCAAATCTCATGATGAAATCGGTCAGCTTACCCAACATTTCAATGAACTGGCAAAAAAGCTGAAGCGTACGGAAGAAAACCGGAAACGTCTTCTAAGCAATATATCTCATGAATTGCGTACGCCTCTGAGCAACTTAAACGGCTATTTGGAGGCGTTGTCCAGTGGTGTCATGGAAGGCAACCGTGAACTGTACCAATCCCTGCTTGAAGAAGCTCAGTACCTCACCCGGCTCGTTGAACAACTTCATCATTTGACGGTCTGGGAAGCCAGAAGGAATATCAGTCTGGATCAGACAGAAATCAAAATCCATGAACTGCTGCAACAAACGATTCAGGCTTTTCAGTTGGAAAGCGAAAAAAAGGGTGTCTTATTGGACGCCTCCATACAAGAGGGCGTCGTTCTTGGCGAGGAAGACGGAATCAAGCAGGTCATGAACAATTTGCTCAAGAATGCTTTCATGTACAATACAGGGAAAGAGATCAGGATTACGGGAAAAAGGGAACAAACAGAATACCGTATCACGGTATCCAACATGGGGGAGCCTATACCGGAAGAAGCCTGCGATTTGGTTTTTGAGCGGTTCTATCGCGTTGATCCGTCAAGACACCGGGAAAAAGACAGGTACGGTACGGGGCTGGGTCTTGCGATTGTGAAAGAAATTGTGGAACGGTTCGGCGGAAAAGTCGGATTGCAATCGGATGGCCGCAAGCATACGTTTTGGGTTACCCTCCCCATAAAAATGGATAAAGGTGGTTAA
- a CDS encoding response regulator transcription factor: MKGKTILIVEDDAKIRQLLKIYLEKEGYEILLAADGAEGMKLFEKLDPCFVIMDLMLPHKSGEELCQWIRSDMKSDIPIIMLTAKVDEADRIQGLQLGADDYITKPFSPREVVARVETVLRRTVNRCSKISYRGLTLKPHRGEVKFNGELIPLTVHEFKLLYFLMRHPNQILSREQILQELYPNEERSVIDRTVDVHISKLREKLEAMGGAPRFVETIRGMGYRFHAY, from the coding sequence ATGAAGGGCAAAACGATCCTGATTGTTGAAGATGACGCCAAAATCCGACAGTTACTGAAAATATATCTGGAAAAAGAAGGATACGAGATCCTGTTGGCGGCGGACGGCGCCGAAGGAATGAAGCTCTTTGAAAAGCTCGATCCCTGCTTTGTCATTATGGATCTCATGCTTCCGCACAAAAGCGGGGAAGAGCTTTGTCAGTGGATCCGTTCCGACATGAAAAGCGATATTCCGATCATCATGCTGACGGCCAAAGTGGATGAGGCGGATCGAATTCAGGGGTTGCAATTAGGGGCGGATGATTATATCACGAAACCTTTCAGTCCGCGGGAGGTCGTTGCCAGGGTGGAAACCGTCCTGCGCAGAACGGTCAATCGTTGCAGCAAAATCAGCTACAGGGGTTTAACGCTGAAACCTCATAGAGGAGAAGTGAAGTTTAACGGAGAGCTTATTCCGCTGACGGTGCACGAATTTAAACTGCTATACTTTCTGATGCGGCATCCGAATCAAATATTGTCAAGAGAACAAATATTACAAGAACTGTATCCGAATGAAGAACGTTCGGTAATCGACAGGACCGTGGATGTCCATATTAGCAAGCTCCGTGAAAAGCTTGAAGCAATGGGCGGGGCTCCGCGTTTTGTTGAAACGATAAGAGGGATGGGATATCGATTTCATGCATATTAA
- a CDS encoding DUF302 domain-containing protein: protein MFHYTAETTASVQNAIAALETSLKEEQFGVLWRFNLREKLKEKGFDFEREYVVLEVCNPAEANRVISENVLAGYFLPCKIVVYEADGKTKIGMPKPTAFMNMLEDDALMGIAADVEARLMKCINRAANP from the coding sequence ATGTTTCATTATACGGCAGAAACAACAGCGAGCGTTCAGAATGCCATTGCCGCCTTGGAAACATCTTTAAAGGAAGAACAGTTTGGCGTGCTATGGCGGTTTAATCTTCGTGAAAAACTGAAGGAAAAAGGATTTGATTTCGAGCGCGAGTACGTGGTCTTGGAGGTATGCAATCCTGCAGAAGCGAACAGAGTCATTAGTGAAAATGTATTGGCCGGGTACTTCTTGCCATGTAAAATTGTCGTATATGAAGCGGACGGAAAGACCAAAATCGGCATGCCGAAACCGACCGCATTCATGAATATGCTGGAGGATGATGCTCTGATGGGTATTGCTGCCGACGTGGAAGCCCGATTGATGAAATGCATCAATCGGGCTGCGAATCCATGA
- a CDS encoding rhodanese-like domain-containing protein — MEPYLYAIMVLLVSWFVYKQFAPVKGLRNLNAEQFKKESKGQRMIDVREVHEFKQGHIPGAINIPLSQLRTRLSEIPKDSPVFLYCRSGMRSKQAGRILSRNGYRNVAHLNGGIMAWNGPLAK; from the coding sequence TTGGAACCTTACCTTTACGCAATCATGGTTTTACTCGTATCGTGGTTTGTTTACAAGCAGTTTGCCCCGGTGAAGGGGTTGCGAAATCTGAATGCCGAGCAGTTCAAAAAGGAATCGAAAGGTCAAAGGATGATTGACGTCAGGGAAGTTCATGAGTTTAAACAGGGACACATTCCGGGAGCGATCAACATTCCGTTAAGTCAGTTGCGAACAAGACTTTCCGAGATTCCGAAAGACAGCCCCGTCTTTTTGTACTGCCGCAGTGGGATGCGCAGCAAACAAGCCGGCAGGATCCTAAGCCGGAACGGATACCGTAATGTGGCTCACTTGAACGGTGGGATTATGGCCTGGAACGGACCTCTGGCGAAATAG
- a CDS encoding metal-sensitive transcriptional regulator: protein MLMKYDEDVKRRLRRVEGQVRGVLKMMEEEKNCKDVVSQLSAVRSAVDKAIAYIVAVNLEQCILEEKEAGKDTGKLVQEAVELLIKSR from the coding sequence ATGCTGATGAAATATGATGAGGACGTCAAAAGAAGGCTGCGCCGCGTGGAAGGACAAGTTCGCGGCGTACTGAAAATGATGGAGGAAGAGAAAAACTGCAAGGATGTGGTGAGCCAGCTTTCGGCTGTCCGAAGTGCAGTGGACAAAGCCATTGCCTATATCGTGGCAGTCAATCTGGAACAGTGCATCCTGGAAGAGAAGGAGGCCGGCAAAGATACCGGCAAACTGGTTCAGGAAGCTGTCGAATTATTGATCAAAAGCAGGTAG
- a CDS encoding DsrE/DsrF/DrsH-like family protein — MSQKEKTTIILFSADLDKAIAAFIIANGAAAYGHEVTIFFTFWGLNTLRKDQPVSVRKGFLENMFGKMMPRGANKLGLSKMNFAGIGPRLIKHVMKKHNALGLPQLIELAREQGVKLVACTMTMDLLGLKKEELIDGIDYAGVATYLGDAAEAKVNLFI; from the coding sequence ATGAGCCAAAAGGAAAAAACCACCATTATTCTGTTTAGCGCTGATCTGGACAAAGCGATCGCCGCCTTCATCATCGCGAATGGAGCGGCTGCATATGGTCACGAAGTGACGATCTTTTTCACCTTTTGGGGGTTGAATACGCTTCGCAAAGATCAGCCTGTTTCCGTCAGGAAAGGGTTTCTCGAGAACATGTTCGGCAAAATGATGCCGCGCGGAGCGAATAAACTGGGACTATCCAAAATGAATTTTGCCGGAATCGGTCCGAGACTGATCAAACATGTCATGAAGAAGCACAACGCGCTCGGCCTGCCGCAATTGATTGAGCTTGCCCGGGAACAGGGAGTCAAGCTTGTCGCGTGCACGATGACCATGGATTTGCTTGGACTAAAGAAAGAAGAACTGATCGACGGGATCGATTATGCCGGTGTTGCAACCTATTTGGGGGATGCTGCAGAAGCGAAAGTAAACTTGTTCATTTAA
- a CDS encoding sulfurtransferase TusA family protein: MTDIFVDAKGLACPMPIVRAKKAIDSLQSGQIMELHTTDKGSMNDFQAWVRQTNHELIEAKEDNGVFKFIVKKG; the protein is encoded by the coding sequence ATGACGGACATTTTTGTCGACGCAAAAGGTTTGGCTTGCCCGATGCCGATCGTCAGAGCAAAGAAAGCCATCGATTCGCTTCAATCTGGTCAAATCATGGAATTGCACACAACCGACAAAGGTTCCATGAACGACTTTCAAGCATGGGTAAGACAGACCAACCATGAATTGATCGAGGCAAAAGAAGACAACGGTGTATTTAAGTTTATCGTAAAGAAAGGATAA
- a CDS encoding MBL fold metallo-hydrolase, with the protein MEKVLSITAEELHRKMNSGEDILILDVRNETDYNDWKIEGKKVRSMNIPYFNFLEEDEQVYAGLPKDTEIVVVCAKGGASDYVAEMLMEKGYKTWSLKGGMLAWSQFYYPTTVYRDEKMKIIQINRLAKGCLSYAVISEGKGMIIDPNQKVDVYLDLAKQHHFKIEHVVDSHLHADHISGGLQLAEQTGATYYISSGEVKDTNLKFEPLDRHNRIRVGEIDVEVLAIPTPGHTPGSTSFLINNRFLMSGDTIFVGGLGRPDLGGKAKEWAMDLYDTVFNKLSNLPDDCLVLPAHYADIQEINDNGIVGATLGEIRGNNEIMRNADKESFTEQVAGAVSMEKPPNFEEIVAINRGELQVDAEKAIELEIGPNRCAVHHHG; encoded by the coding sequence ATGGAAAAAGTTCTCTCGATTACGGCGGAAGAGCTTCACCGCAAAATGAATTCCGGTGAAGACATCTTGATTCTCGACGTAAGGAACGAGACGGATTACAATGATTGGAAAATTGAAGGCAAAAAAGTGAGATCCATGAACATTCCGTACTTTAACTTTCTGGAAGAGGATGAGCAGGTGTACGCGGGACTGCCGAAGGATACGGAAATTGTCGTTGTTTGCGCGAAAGGCGGCGCTTCCGATTATGTAGCGGAAATGTTGATGGAAAAAGGGTATAAAACCTGGTCGTTAAAAGGCGGAATGCTTGCCTGGAGCCAGTTTTACTATCCCACCACCGTATATAGGGACGAAAAAATGAAAATCATTCAAATCAACCGTTTGGCTAAAGGCTGCCTTTCCTATGCGGTCATTTCGGAAGGGAAAGGCATGATCATCGATCCGAATCAAAAGGTCGATGTATACCTTGACCTGGCAAAGCAGCATCATTTCAAGATTGAACATGTCGTGGATTCTCATCTTCATGCCGATCATATTTCCGGAGGTTTGCAGCTTGCCGAACAAACCGGCGCGACCTACTACATCTCTTCCGGGGAGGTAAAGGATACGAATCTGAAGTTCGAGCCGCTTGATCGGCATAACCGTATCAGAGTCGGAGAAATTGACGTGGAGGTCTTGGCGATTCCTACTCCAGGCCATACTCCCGGATCAACTTCCTTCCTGATTAACAACCGGTTCCTGATGTCCGGCGATACCATCTTTGTCGGCGGTTTGGGAAGACCTGATCTAGGAGGAAAAGCAAAAGAATGGGCTATGGATCTGTACGATACCGTATTCAACAAGCTGAGCAATCTTCCGGATGATTGTCTCGTTCTTCCAGCTCACTATGCCGACATTCAGGAAATCAACGATAACGGGATTGTCGGGGCCACACTCGGAGAGATTCGCGGGAATAACGAAATTATGCGCAACGCCGATAAAGAATCGTTTACAGAACAAGTGGCCGGCGCGGTTTCCATGGAGAAACCGCCGAATTTCGAGGAAATTGTGGCCATCAACCGGGGAGAACTTCAGGTAGATGCGGAAAAAGCCATTGAACTCGAGATCGGACCGAACCGCTGCGCGGTGCACCATCACGGATAA
- a CDS encoding DsrE/DsrF/DrsH-like family protein encodes MANKKVAIIASSPGLETAYKALNIATAAAALDAEVAIFFTFEGLSIIHKDAEQMLKLRPGNEGLAEGFKKVNVPTVPQLLDMAKESGVRMIACQMTVDVMGLEKDHFIDGVELGGAAAFLDFAFDAQVTLNF; translated from the coding sequence ATGGCAAACAAAAAAGTGGCGATTATCGCGTCTTCTCCGGGTCTGGAGACCGCATATAAAGCATTGAACATTGCAACGGCGGCTGCGGCGCTGGACGCGGAAGTGGCGATTTTTTTCACCTTTGAAGGGCTGTCCATCATTCATAAAGATGCGGAACAAATGTTGAAGCTCAGACCGGGCAACGAAGGGCTGGCGGAAGGCTTCAAGAAGGTCAACGTTCCCACCGTTCCGCAGCTTCTGGACATGGCGAAAGAATCCGGAGTACGCATGATCGCATGCCAAATGACGGTGGACGTGATGGGACTGGAAAAAGATCACTTTATCGATGGAGTTGAACTTGGCGGCGCGGCGGCATTTTTGGATTTTGCCTTCGACGCGCAGGTGACGCTGAACTTTTAA
- a CDS encoding sulfurtransferase TusA family protein, with protein sequence MSREIQTDRVLECERLSCPMPVVKTKKAMEEMKPGEVLEVRATDKGSVADLQSWAKRTGHQYIGLIEENRVFRHFLRKASNNETKAEVKFPHTMSNEELNQKMDSSESIIVLDVREPAEYVFGHIPGAISVPLGQLEEKISQLDPGKEYAVICRTGNRSDMACQILAEHGFSKVKNVVPGMSQWQGATESDE encoded by the coding sequence GTGAGCAGAGAAATCCAAACGGATCGTGTCCTTGAATGTGAAAGATTGTCATGTCCGATGCCGGTGGTAAAAACCAAGAAAGCCATGGAAGAAATGAAGCCGGGGGAAGTCCTCGAAGTGCGGGCCACCGATAAGGGATCTGTCGCGGATTTGCAGAGCTGGGCCAAACGCACCGGCCATCAATACATCGGTCTTATCGAAGAGAACAGGGTTTTCCGCCATTTCTTGAGAAAAGCCTCCAACAACGAAACAAAAGCGGAAGTCAAATTCCCTCACACCATGAGCAACGAGGAATTAAACCAAAAAATGGATTCCAGCGAAAGCATCATCGTATTGGATGTTCGCGAACCTGCGGAATATGTCTTCGGGCACATTCCCGGCGCCATATCCGTACCTTTGGGACAACTGGAGGAAAAAATAAGTCAGTTGGATCCGGGCAAAGAGTACGCAGTGATTTGCCGTACGGGAAACCGCAGCGATATGGCCTGCCAAATTCTTGCCGAGCACGGATTTTCCAAAGTGAAAAATGTGGTGCCGGGCATGTCCCAGTGGCAGGGAGCCACAGAAAGCGACGAATGA
- a CDS encoding rhodanese-like domain-containing protein has protein sequence MKVSGTYTKNILPQEVQRRLERGEKLNLLDVREHDEWESGHIPGAKHIPLGSLGERHKELNPGEETIVICRSGNRSALACEYLASMGYKVVNMQGGMIEWTGNIEYGKSPCYTGG, from the coding sequence ATGAAGGTGTCCGGAACCTATACGAAAAACATTCTCCCCCAGGAAGTACAAAGACGGCTGGAACGTGGGGAAAAGCTAAATCTGTTGGATGTGCGGGAGCACGACGAATGGGAATCGGGACATATTCCCGGCGCAAAGCATATTCCCTTAGGTTCACTTGGGGAAAGACACAAGGAACTGAACCCGGGCGAAGAAACGATTGTGATCTGCCGAAGCGGGAACCGCAGCGCCCTGGCATGCGAATATCTGGCATCCATGGGTTATAAGGTCGTCAATATGCAAGGCGGCATGATCGAATGGACCGGGAATATCGAATACGGAAAATCACCATGCTATACTGGGGGGTAA
- a CDS encoding sulfite exporter TauE/SafE family protein — MELDVGWVITLFAIGFVGSMISGMVGIGGSIIKYPMLLYIPPLLGFAAFTAQEVSAVSAVQVFFATLAGMFAYRKGGFINKKLVLAMGIPIIAGSFIGGYGSKFLPDSAINLTYAVMALVAAVMMFMPKKETDRTDYSDVSFNTTVAVIAAATVGLLSGIVGAAGAFITVPIMLVVLKIPTRVAIASSLAITFISSIGTTVGKVMGGHLLLIPSFVMVVASIVASPLGAKLGKKMKVKVLQWILAALITATVIKIWVDILM; from the coding sequence ATGGAACTGGATGTAGGTTGGGTTATCACATTATTCGCGATCGGTTTTGTCGGTTCCATGATCTCCGGAATGGTCGGGATCGGCGGTTCCATCATTAAATATCCGATGCTGCTGTATATTCCCCCGCTGCTTGGTTTCGCGGCGTTTACCGCGCAAGAGGTTTCCGCAGTGAGTGCGGTCCAGGTGTTCTTTGCTACGCTGGCCGGAATGTTTGCTTACCGCAAAGGCGGGTTTATCAATAAGAAGCTCGTCCTCGCCATGGGGATTCCTATTATTGCGGGAAGTTTTATCGGCGGCTACGGCTCGAAATTTCTGCCCGATTCCGCGATTAACCTGACGTATGCCGTTATGGCGCTCGTTGCGGCGGTCATGATGTTTATGCCAAAAAAAGAAACGGACAGAACCGACTATTCCGACGTTAGCTTCAACACAACTGTCGCGGTCATTGCCGCGGCGACGGTGGGCCTCCTGTCGGGGATCGTTGGTGCGGCCGGCGCTTTTATCACGGTCCCGATCATGCTGGTCGTACTGAAGATTCCAACCCGTGTGGCCATTGCCTCATCGCTCGCGATCACGTTCATTTCCTCGATCGGTACCACGGTCGGGAAAGTGATGGGCGGTCACTTGCTTCTGATTCCGTCCTTTGTGATGGTTGTGGCGAGCATTGTCGCTTCTCCGCTCGGCGCCAAGCTTGGAAAGAAAATGAAAGTGAAGGTGCTGCAATGGATTCTCGCCGCGCTCATCACGGCAACGGTCATTAAGATTTGGGTGGATATTTTGATGTAA